The Elusimicrobiaceae bacterium sequence TCTTCAGCTAAAGCATTAATGCCGCGCACTTTAATTTTGGCATGCAAGGAAAGTTTGCCATATTCCAAAGCCACCAAGGCTTCTTCTTTGCTTCCGAAAATGGAACCTTCACCGATATCACCGTCTTTAATCTTGGTAATAAAGTTCACACCCAAGACCATATCGTGAGACGGAGAGGCAATAGGTTTACCGGAAGCGGGAGACAAAATGTTGTTGGACGCGAGCATCAAAGTGCGGGCTTCCATTTGCGCTTCCAAAGAGAGCGGTACGTGTACAGCCATCTGGTCACCGTCGAAGTCAGCGTTGAAAGCGGCACAAGTTAACGGGTGCAATTGAATGGCTTTACCTTCAATAAGTACCGGTTCAAAAGCCTGAATACCTAAGCGGTGCAATGTCGGAGCGCGGTTTAACAAGACCGGATGGTTTTTGGTTACTTTTTCCAAAATATCCCAAATTTCCGGACGGACACGCTCTAACATTTCCTTGGCGGATTTCAACGTCACGCCTTCTTTTTTCATCAGTTCGCCGATAATGAAGGGTTTGAATAGTTCCAAAGCCATGAGTTTCGGCAGACCGCACTGGTGAATTTTGAGGCTCGGCCCTACGACGATTACGGAACGACCGGAATAGTCCACACGTTTACCGAGCAAGTTCTGACGGAAACGACCGTGTTTTCCTTTAATGCTGTCAGACAAAGATTTTAACGGTCTTCCACCCGGACCAATAAATACTTTACCGCGAGCACCGTTTTCAATCAAGGCATCTACGGCTTCCTGCAGTAAGCGTTTTTCATTGAAAATCATTACTTCCGGAGCGCGCAAAGATTCAATGTGTTTCAAGCGGTTGTTGCGGTTGATAATGCGGCGATACAAATCGTTCAAATCAGACGCGGCAAAGCGACCACCGTCGAGCGGTACTAACGGGCGCAAATCCGGCGGAATGACCGGCAGGACGTTCAAAATCATCCATTCCGGGCGGTTACCGCTTTCTTTGAACTCTTCCATTGTTTTGACGCGGCGGATGAGTTTGCTGCGTTCCATTTCACTTTGCGTATTCTTTAATTGTTCGTGCAAAGCCGGAATTTCTTTATCAAAATCAATTCCTTCCAGTAAGGTACGAATGGCAGGTGCACCGATATCTACTTTAAGGCGGCTGCCGTGTTTTTTACGAGCTTCGCGCACTTGTGCATCATTGAGTAAAGTACCTTTCTTAAAATCCGTACGGCCGGTTACGCTGTCTACGCAGTCTTCAATGACTACATAAGAAGCATAATAGACCACGCGTTCCAAATCCGTCGTACGCATATCGAGTAAAATACCGATACGGCTCGGATTTTTGCGCAAGAACCACACATGCGCTACCGGCACAGCCAGTTCAATATGGCCCATGCGTTCGCGGCGCACTTTGGCTTCGGTAATTTCTACACCGCAGCGATCGCAGGTAATACCTTTGAATTTAATCCAGCGATACTTACCGCAGGCACATTCGTAGTCTTTGGTAGGCCCGAAAATACGTTCGCAGAACAGACCATCTCGCTCTGGTTTGAGCGTACGGTAATTGATAGTTTCGGGTTTTTTCACTTCCCCATAAGACCAGCTCATGATTTGTTCCGGGCTGGCAATCCCTAATTTAATCGCATCAAAATCAAAGAAGTTTAATTCTCCAAGTTTTTTGATCTTTTTCGTCGTCGTTTGCATGTTCAATTCTCCGAACGCTTATTTTGCGGCTTCTTCCGTTTCCGGTTCTGCGGCAGGCAGTTTGGCTGCGTTATTTTTCATCTTTTTAAGCAAGTCTACACTGAGTCCCAAGGCCTGTAATTCCTTAATTAATACTTTGAAGGATTCCGGCACTCCGGGTTGTGCAGGGGCATCACCCTTGACGATGGATTCGTACATTTTGGTGCGGCCGGCAAAGTCGTCGGACTTCACGGTTAAGAATTCTTGCAAGGTATACGTAGCTCCGTAACCTTCGATAGCCCACACTTCCATTTCCCCGAAGCGCTGACCACCGAATTGTGCTTTACCACCCAACGGCTGGCGGGTAATTAAGCTGTACGGACCTGTAGAACGGGCATGTACTTTGTCTTCCACCAAGTGAATCAGTTTGAGCATATACATGTAACCAATCGTCACTTTTTCTTCAAACGGAAGACCGGTGCGGCCGTCATACAAGGTAATCCGGCAATAATCATCGGGCAAGTATTTCTTGGCATACTCTTCCCGTTCTTTACCTTTCAAACCTTTATCGTCCAAGATTTTTTCTTTGGCCAGTCTTACCTGTTCTACTACTTCAGCTTCCGTCGGACCGTCAAAGACCGGGGTAGCTGCATTATAGTTCAAATGTTTGGCTGCCCAACCGAGCATGGTTTCTAACAACTGGCCGACGTTCATACGAGAAGGAATACCCAGCGGCGACAGCACTACATCAAGCGGCGTGCCGTCCGGCAGGTAAGGCATATCTTCTTCCGGCAAGATGCGGGCGACCACCCCTTTGTTTCCGTGGCGGCCGGACATCTTATCACCCACATGTAATTTACGTTTAGAAGCGATGTAGACTTTGACTGATTTATTCACGGTCACAGCCAATTCGTCGCCTTGTTTGGAAAATTCAATTTCGCGCTCGAAGTGTTCCACTGCTTTTTTCTCTAAGAGTTTATACAAGGAGTTCAAGCGAGAAGTTTCTTTCTTTAAGGCGTCGGCACCTTTGATAGAGGCCTTAGCATTATCTAATGCGCGTTTACGTTGTTCAGCTAACAACTGTAAAGCCTCGTCTCTTTCTGTTTCCAACGCTTTCAAGCGAGCTTTTTCTTCGGCTTTCGTCAATTTCTCTTTGCGCACAAAAACGCGGGTACCGATTACTTTGCCGCTGGTGCCGGGAGGCACGCGCAACGAAGCATCTACCACGTCATCTGCTTTTTTACCGAAGATTACTTTTAACAATCTCTCTTCCGGAGTAAGTTGTTGTTCCCCTTTCGGAGTTACTTTACCTACTAAGATATCTCCCGGTTCTACTACGGTAGCCGGCATCACGATACCGTCATTGTCTAAGTGAGACAAGGCATCGGCACCGATATTGGGAATATCGCGGGTGATTTCTTCGGCTCCGAGTTTAGTATTGCGGGCATCTACGTTAAATTCGTGCAAGTGAACAGAAGTAAATACATCATCGCGCACCAAACGGCTGGACACCAAGATAGCGTCTTCGTAGTTATACCCTTCCCAGCACATAAAACCTACGAGCATGTTGCGGCCCAAAGCCAAACAACCGTTGTCCATAGACGGGCCATCTGCTAATACTTGGCCTTTTTTAATGCTCTCACCGGCAAAAACGACCGGGCGCTGATTGATACAGGTATCTGCGTTAGAACGTTTATATTTCAAAAGTTCATAGACATCGGTAGAACCGTCATTGGCTTCTACCACAATGCGAGAACCGTCGGCAAATTGTACTTTACCGGCGCGTTTGGCAATTACAGCCGTACCGGAGTCATGAGCTACTTCGTGTTCAATACCGGTGCCCACAAACGGAGCTTCCGTAACGAGTAAAGGTACACCCTGACGTTGCATGTTACAACCCATCAAAGCACGGTTTGCATCATCATGCTCTAAGAACGGGATCAAAGCAGCAGATACGCTGATTACTTGCAACGGAGATACATCCATGTAATCTACGTTCTTGGGAGCTACCAACGGATAATCGGCACGGACACGACACGCAACGGCCTCATCCATAATTTTGCCGTTTTTATCTAAGCGCGTATTGGCCTGAGCGACTAGCTTATCGTCTTCCGCATCGGCGGTTAACGATTCTACTTTATCCGTCACTTTTCCGTTTTCTACTTTGCGGTACGGAGTTTCAATCAATCCATATTTATTAACTTTTGAGTAACAAGCTAAAGAGGTAATCAACCCGATGTTCGGACCTTCCGGCGTTTCAATCGGACAGACACGACCGTAGTGCGTATAGTGTACGTCGCGCACTTCGAATCCGGCGCGTTTTCTATTCAAACCGCCCGGTCCCAAGGCAGACAGACGGCGTTTGTGCGTCAGCTCGCCTAACGGGTTAATTTGGTCCATGAATTGAGACAATTGAGAAGTACCAAAGAATTTGCGTACAATGGCTTGTACCGGTTGAGCATTGACCAAAGCACGCGGCGTAAAGGACGTGAGCTCACGGTTCATGCGGTCACGGGCGGTTTTGGCCATTTGAGACAAACCAATACGAATTTGGTTTTCCAAAAGTTCGCCGATACCGCGCACACGGCGGTTACCCAAGTGATCAATATCATCTACTTTGAAAGTAAAATCATTGCCATACATCTTTTGAGCATCTTCGCCGGCGTTCAACGCCAACAAGTATTTAACGGTAACAATCACATCTTCCGGCGCCAAGGTGCGGCGGCGGTCAGACGGAGTGGTGAACTTCTTGAATTTTAAGTTGCCTAATTGCTCAAACATGCGGGCAAATTTTTTGTTGATTTTGTAGCGGCCCACAAAGCTCAAGTCATAGCGGCGGATATTGTCAAATACTAAATTATCCAAATAATGTTCGGCTTGTTCTTTGACTACGAAATCCTGTCCGCGCATTTTCTTATAAATTTCTTCTTGGGCAGCCGCAGCAGTGCGAATAGAATCTTTGCGGTGTTCCAAGGTGGCCAAGATACCGGGATCTTCCTGACGGGGTTTACCGGCAATGACCTTAATGGTTTTCACTTTCTTTTCCACTAACGTTTGGAACAATTTATCATCCACGGGGATGGTGGCTTTTTCATCCAAGTTCCAAATTACTTCACCCGTAGTCGGGTCATAAATATCGTCAGCGGCGTAGCGGCCGATTACATTGTCAATTTCGGACGGTTTAATAGCTACGTCTTCGCATTTGTAGAAAGTTTGAATAATTTGCGCATTGGTTTCCAGTCCGCAAGCACGTAAGAAAGTAGAAGCCAACACTTTTTTCTTGCGGTCAATACGTACCCACAAGGCGTTCATCAAATCGAAGGAAAATTCTACCCAAGCACCGCGGTAGGGTATGATGCGTGCTACATACAATTTCTTACCCAGCGTAGATTGTTTTTTCTCTTCGTCTTCTTCGAAAATAATACCGGGGGAGCGGTGCATCTGGCTGACCACCACACGTTCAGCTCCGTTAAATACAAAGCAACCGGCATCGGTCATCAAGGGCAAATCACACAAAGTGACGTCTTGATCAGACGCTTCTTTCATTTTGCCGTTTTTGCCTTTTACATACAAGCGCAACATCGCTTTGAGCGGAGCGGAGTATGTGCTGTCGCGCACGGCCGCTTCTGCCGGAGTGGCATAGCGCGGAGCGCCTAATTCATATTTCAAAAATTCCAGACGCATGCTGCCATCGGGAGCTTCCACGGGGAAAACATCTTCGAAAGCGGCTTGCAAGCCTTTGAGTTCCCGTTTGGAAGGAGCGACGTCCTCTTGCAAAAAATCCACAAAGGATTGTTTCTGCATAGCCAGCAAATCGGGAAGCGGTAATTTAGAAGAAATCTTGCCAAAATTTTTCTGTTGTATCATTGCGTTTATTCCTGCCTTGGTTTCAGCCAAATAAATTTATTTTTGTGCACGCATAGTACAAAAATAAATTCACTGGCTTGGCTTCAAAAGAAGCGGGTTACAGCGCAAATCCCTAGCCCCAAAAGGGGCTAGGGAAATAGGTTGTTGACTATTTGAGTTCGACGGTGCCGCCGGCTTCGGTCAATTTCTTTTTGAGTTCTTCGGCTTCAGCTTTGGCAACGTTTTCTTTTACTGCTTTGGGGGCGCCTTCCACTAAGTCTTTAGCTTCTTTCAAGCCCAAACCAGTGATTTCGCGCACTACTTTAATGACACCGATTTTCTTGGCGGCATCTACAGCAGTCAACATTACATTGAATTCATCTTTTTCTTCGGCAGCGGCAGCACCGGCAGCAGCAGGAGCAGCAGCAACGGCTACAGCAGGAGCAGCAGCCTTTACACCGAATTTTTCTTCAATCGCTTTCACGAGTTCGGACAATTCCAAAACGGTGAGTTCGGCGATTGCATTTACTAATTCATCTTTGGTCATTTTAGCCATTTTATTTTTTCCTTTTATTTCTAGAGTAGCGGCCTTCTGCTTAACCGAGTTAAGCCCGTACCTTTATCCCTTTCGGGGCTACTACCGCTCTTTGGCGGGTTTGGATCATGCCGCGTTTAGTTGGCCCAAGGGCCAACCGAACGCTGACGCGTTATTTTTGCTTATCTTCCAAAGCTTTAATAACGTAGGCAAAATCCCGGATCGGAGCTTGGAGCACTTGAGCCGATTGGGCAACTGCGTTGTACAACGCACCGGCCAATTTGGACAAGTTTTCTTCTTTGCTACCAATGGTAGCTAATTGTTTTACTTGTGCCTCATCGTACCATACGCCGTCGGAATAGCAGGCTCTAAGCTTCAAAGCCGCTTGCGTCTTTTGAAAATCAACGAGTGCTTTGGCTACGGCAGCTACATCGCCGCCAATGGCCACAGCGGTCGGCCCTTGGAAGAGCTTTGCATCGGCTCCTTCAATTTTGGCCTGGCGCATAGCGTGGTCTAAGATCGTGTTGCGTTCCACGCGGAATTTAGCTCCGGTGGGGGCAAGTTTCGTTCTTAAATCGGCCATGTCCACAAACTTCAAGCCTTGATAGGCCGTGAAGAAAATGGTACCGCCATTCGTGATTTCAGTAGACAAGTCTTGCGACTTTTGTTTTTTCTGTTCTTTCGTCAGGTTCATTTTATTGCCTGTTTTTAAACGTCTGTTTTACCGTCTGATTTCTCGTCTGAAAAGTATTTTTTAGGCGAGAAAACGACAGCCATAGATACCTCATCCGCCGTTCTCCGACGAAGGTATCATGGTTGACGTTCAAATCTGATTACTACTATTGATATTTTATCAATAAAAGCAGCCAACTTGCAAATCATTTTGCAGTGTCTTATCCGCTGCTTCTGTTTATATTATAACAAAATTTTCTGTAATTATACAACAAATATTCATCAAATTAAAAAGACTCCTCAAGTTTTCACTTAAGGAGTCTTTAAATCTATTTTCCTACTTATTTTTCGCTATCTTTGATAAGTATGACATCTACGCGGCGGTTTTGAGCACGGCCTTCTCTGGTATCGTTAGAGGCAATAGGCTCATGATACCCTTTCCCCTCCGTACGAACGGTATTGGGGTAATGCTGTTGCTCAAGAATCTGCTCCATAGAGCGAGCCCGCGCCACAGACAATCTGTCATTATATTCTTCCGGTCCTATATTGTCCGTATGGCCCTCTATCAAAATGACAGTTTCGGGGTGAGCTTTAATATCTTTGTCTAGCGCTGCCATCTTTTCTCGATTCACTTGGGCTACTTTACTGTCAAACTCAAAGTTGGCTACTTCAGGAAAAGAATAACGAACAATCACCGGATCCTGTGGTTCCGCTACTTTTTCTGTTGCAGTTTCTTGAACTCCTTTATGGCAAACGAAACATCCTGCCACCAACACGGAACTTAACAATACCAAGAGTTTTTTCATTTTCCTTTCCCTAATAGTAAGATTTATTTACCTTCTTTCACGAGTAGCACATCTACGCGACGGTTTTTGGCACGGCCTTCTTCCGTCTCGTTGGTGGCAATCGGAGCACTATATCCGGCACCATAAACACGAATTTGGTTCGGATAGCCTTGTTGTTCGATTACAGCCGCCACAGCATGTGCTCGTTCCAAAGATAAATTTTTATTATATTCTTCGGATCCGACATTGTCCGTATGGCCTTCCACCAAAATCACGGCTTCGGGGTGGGCTTTAATGTCTTGATCCAAGTCTGCCATTTTGTCCATATCCGCTTGGGCTACTTTGCTATCAAATTCAAAGTTAGCCAGCTCTGGGAAAGAATGGCGCGTAATAATATCTTCTTCTTCTACTGCCACCTGTTGCTCTACAATCTTCGGAGCTTCTTTTTCAACTTCTTTGTCCGCTCCTCTGTGGCAGACAAAACAGCCTGCCACAAGAACGGAGCTTAACAGTACAAAAAGTTTTTTCATGCGCTTCTCTCCTGCCTTACCAGGTATACGCTACACCCAAGTTGCCGTAGCAGTTGGTGGATTTGTTGTTGAGGCCCAAGTCCACGTTACCGAACAGGCTCCAATTGTTGTTGAGTGCGTAGTTCAAGCCCACTTGGCCGCTGAAATAGGTTCTTCCCAGTTCAGCACTGATGATGTCCATGCGGGTACCCGGCAAATCCAGAGACATATGCAACTTAGCATAGTCATTACCGATGAACTGTTTGACAGCCACAGAGGTGTACCAACCCAGTCTGTTCTTCACTTTACCGTCAAACTTGACACCTAAGCGAGCTTGCGAGTTGAATTGGTTTTTGCTTTCTACATGCAAGTTCAAGGAATCAGCACCGGTTTCGGTGAAGGATTGTTGATAAGCATAGCTATTCAACACACCCACGAACGGCTTAATATTCACCCAATCCGTGACGGCCCAGTTATAAGAACCTTCCAAGTCTAAGGCCAAGTTCCAGCCTTTGTAGTGTGCGTGAGCGGTGCGGCCCATGAAAGCAATAGATCTGTCGCCTTCATAAGATTGATAGCCGCCGGACAAGGTTCCTTTGAATACCCAGTCTCCGGGTCTCCAACCGGCATACACACCCAAGGTGGTATCTTCGACGTCTAAGTTGCCGCCGTGTTGGCGCAAGTCATTCTTGCCAAAGCCGGTGTATACACCGAGCAGCACATCTTCAGAGGAGCGGTCGTAGCCTACTAAGACACCGGACATATCGTTGGTAAAGCGCGGTGAATTTTCATCAGCGTACACTTTATCGTGTTGATTGTAATACTCTACCCACACATTGTCATGGCAGGTGGGGCAATTGCCAGCAGACGGATTGCGTTTAGCAATTCTGTCATACACATGGGCAGTCTTGGCATTGAACAAGGTCGTCAAAGCACCGTTCGCATACAAGACACCATGGATGTCATTCAAAGCAGACTTCAAGGTAGAACCCGGATTAATTAATGTTACGTTCTGCGGGTTCAAGCCGCCCAATTCTTCTAATTGTAATAAGGCGTTGGTAATATCGCCACCGAATCCGGTAGAT is a genomic window containing:
- the rpoB gene encoding DNA-directed RNA polymerase subunit beta, producing the protein MIQQKNFGKISSKLPLPDLLAMQKQSFVDFLQEDVAPSKRELKGLQAAFEDVFPVEAPDGSMRLEFLKYELGAPRYATPAEAAVRDSTYSAPLKAMLRLYVKGKNGKMKEASDQDVTLCDLPLMTDAGCFVFNGAERVVVSQMHRSPGIIFEEDEEKKQSTLGKKLYVARIIPYRGAWVEFSFDLMNALWVRIDRKKKVLASTFLRACGLETNAQIIQTFYKCEDVAIKPSEIDNVIGRYAADDIYDPTTGEVIWNLDEKATIPVDDKLFQTLVEKKVKTIKVIAGKPRQEDPGILATLEHRKDSIRTAAAAQEEIYKKMRGQDFVVKEQAEHYLDNLVFDNIRRYDLSFVGRYKINKKFARMFEQLGNLKFKKFTTPSDRRRTLAPEDVIVTVKYLLALNAGEDAQKMYGNDFTFKVDDIDHLGNRRVRGIGELLENQIRIGLSQMAKTARDRMNRELTSFTPRALVNAQPVQAIVRKFFGTSQLSQFMDQINPLGELTHKRRLSALGPGGLNRKRAGFEVRDVHYTHYGRVCPIETPEGPNIGLITSLACYSKVNKYGLIETPYRKVENGKVTDKVESLTADAEDDKLVAQANTRLDKNGKIMDEAVACRVRADYPLVAPKNVDYMDVSPLQVISVSAALIPFLEHDDANRALMGCNMQRQGVPLLVTEAPFVGTGIEHEVAHDSGTAVIAKRAGKVQFADGSRIVVEANDGSTDVYELLKYKRSNADTCINQRPVVFAGESIKKGQVLADGPSMDNGCLALGRNMLVGFMCWEGYNYEDAILVSSRLVRDDVFTSVHLHEFNVDARNTKLGAEEITRDIPNIGADALSHLDNDGIVMPATVVEPGDILVGKVTPKGEQQLTPEERLLKVIFGKKADDVVDASLRVPPGTSGKVIGTRVFVRKEKLTKAEEKARLKALETERDEALQLLAEQRKRALDNAKASIKGADALKKETSRLNSLYKLLEKKAVEHFEREIEFSKQGDELAVTVNKSVKVYIASKRKLHVGDKMSGRHGNKGVVARILPEEDMPYLPDGTPLDVVLSPLGIPSRMNVGQLLETMLGWAAKHLNYNAATPVFDGPTEAEVVEQVRLAKEKILDDKGLKGKEREEYAKKYLPDDYCRITLYDGRTGLPFEEKVTIGYMYMLKLIHLVEDKVHARSTGPYSLITRQPLGGKAQFGGQRFGEMEVWAIEGYGATYTLQEFLTVKSDDFAGRTKMYESIVKGDAPAQPGVPESFKVLIKELQALGLSVDLLKKMKNNAAKLPAAEPETEEAAK
- a CDS encoding OmpA family protein encodes the protein MKKLLVLLSSVLVAGCFVCHKGVQETATEKVAEPQDPVIVRYSFPEVANFEFDSKVAQVNREKMAALDKDIKAHPETVILIEGHTDNIGPEEYNDRLSVARARSMEQILEQQHYPNTVRTEGKGYHEPIASNDTREGRAQNRRVDVILIKDSEK
- the rplL gene encoding 50S ribosomal protein L7/L12; this translates as MAKMTKDELVNAIAELTVLELSELVKAIEEKFGVKAAAPAVAVAAAPAAAGAAAAEEKDEFNVMLTAVDAAKKIGVIKVVREITGLGLKEAKDLVEGAPKAVKENVAKAEAEELKKKLTEAGGTVELK
- a CDS encoding 50S ribosomal protein L10; translation: MNLTKEQKKQKSQDLSTEITNGGTIFFTAYQGLKFVDMADLRTKLAPTGAKFRVERNTILDHAMRQAKIEGADAKLFQGPTAVAIGGDVAAVAKALVDFQKTQAALKLRACYSDGVWYDEAQVKQLATIGSKEENLSKLAGALYNAVAQSAQVLQAPIRDFAYVIKALEDKQK
- a CDS encoding OmpA family protein, with product MKKLFVLLSSVLVAGCFVCHRGADKEVEKEAPKIVEQQVAVEEEDIITRHSFPELANFEFDSKVAQADMDKMADLDQDIKAHPEAVILVEGHTDNVGSEEYNKNLSLERAHAVAAVIEQQGYPNQIRVYGAGYSAPIATNETEEGRAKNRRVDVLLVKEGK